Below is a genomic region from Microbacterium esteraromaticum.
CACGTCGGCGAGGCTGCGGGTGTAGACGCCGACGTCGTCGCCGCGACGGTGCACCTGGATGCGGGCGCCGTCGAGCTTGTACTCCACAGACGCGCGGCCCGTGACCTCGAGCGCTGCGGTCGGGGTGGCGGCGGTGGAGGCGAGCATCGGCATCACAGGCCTCCCGACGGCCAGGCCGACCGCGTCGAGGTCGTCCTCGGCGCCGGTCAGCGCGATGACCGCCGTCTCGCCGAGATCTCCGGAGAGCATCGCGGCCCGTCGCACGGAGGCCACCGGCCGATCAGCGGCCCGCGCGATCGCGTCGAGGAGGACGCCGCCGAGCGCTCCGGTGCGAAGCTCGCCCATCATCGCGCGCGCCAGCAGGTCCCACTCCGCAGCGGTCGACCGAGTGGCGAGTCCTTGCAGGAGGCTCTGCCGCGCGGCGGCAGAGCCGCTTCCGGATGCCAGGGCCAGGGCATCCAGCGTGTGATCGACGTCAGTGATCGTGAGGGACGGGGCATCCGCATGTGCGACCTCGACCGAGGTCAGCGTCCGCCACCCGACGCCGAGCCTGCCCTGACGCGGAGCGGCGATCAGCATGCCGACCAGCGGTCGGATCTCGTCGGTCGACGCGGCAGCCAGCAGCCGCGCAAGAGCATCGATCTTCGCCAGCCGGGAGGATGTCGCTGCGACGTCGTCGGTGGTCGCGACCAGCTCGGAGAGCATCATGCCGGCATCCTCTCACCCGCCGCCGACATCACCCGAGGGGGTTGCGCACCTCGTCGCCGCTCGGATGGGAAACGCTGGTGGCGGATGCTGGCAGCCGGCGTTTCTCGTCTTCTGCGGGGCAGTCGGATGGGAAACGCTGGTGGCGGATGCTGGCAGCCGGCGTTTCTCGTCTTCTGTGGGTGTGTCGGATGGGAAACGCTGGTGGGGGATGCTGGGGGCGGTCAGCGCCCGCGGAACTGCGGACGGCGCTTCTGCTGGAACGCGGCGAAGCCCTCGCGATAGTCATCGGTGTCGCAGAGGGCCGCCTGCGCGGCGTTCTCGATGTCGATGGACTCCCACAGCGCGAGCCGCTCATCGCGGATGCGCGCGATGAGCCGCTTGCTCGCGAGGAAGGCGGCGGTGGCGCCGCCTGCCGCGGCGCGAGCGGCATCCTCCGTCGCCGCGAGCACCTCGTCGTCGCCGAAGACGCGGGAGAACAGTCCAGAGGCCACCGCCTCGGCGCCCGACATCAGCCTGCCCGTGTAGATGAGGTCGAGGGTCTTGTGCGCTCCGAGCCGCTCGGCGAACAGGGCATGCCCACCCGAGTCGAGGGTCGCGCCGAGCGCCGCGAACGGCGAGCCGATCTTCGCGGATTCGGCGACGTACACGACGTCGGTCGCGATGAGCAGGCCGAGGCCGACTCCCAGACAGGCTCCGTGCGCGACCGCGAACGTCGGCGCGGGGAACTCGGCCATGCGCCTCAGAAGCGGGGTGACGATGCCGCCGAGGTAGCCGATCACGTCGTCGTCGCGCGGGTCGACGCCCGAGATGTCGCGGCCGGCGCAGAACGCACGTCCCTCGCCTCGCAGCAGCAGGGCGCGCACACCCGCGCGCTCGGCCTCGTCGTAGGCCGAGTGCAGCCCGTGCAGGGCCTGCTCGTCGAGGGCGTTGAGACGCTCGGGAGCGTTCAGGGTGATGCGCGCGACATCGTCGGCGATCTGGATGTCGATCATTGCGGCTCCTGGGTCAGACGTCGTAGTCGACGACGAGGCGGTCGCTGGTGGGGTGGGACTGGCAGGTGAGCACGTAGCCGCGTTCGATCTCGTCCGGCTCGAGCGCGTAGTTCTCGGTCATCGTCACGCTGCCCTCGAGCACGCGTGCGCGGCACGTGCCGCAGACGCCGCCCGAGCACGCGAACGGCGCGTCAGGTCGCACGCGGAGTGCCGCGTTCAGCACCGACTCGTGTGCGTCCACCGGACTCTCGACGGTCGATGAGACGCCGTCGAGGTTGATCTCGATGCGATACGCCTTCTCGCCCGCGTGCACCTCCACCCGCCGAGGGCCGCGCTCGGTCGGCGCCTCCCCGGTGGTGAACAGCTCGAAGCGCACATGCTCGCGCGGCACCCCCAGATCCGCGAGCACCTCGCGGCAGAGGTCGACCAGTGCGAAGGGTCCGCACAGGAACCACTCGTCGACGGTCGAGGGCAGGATGAGCGTGTCGAGGATGGTGCGCAGCCGCTGCTCGTCGATGCGGCCGGACAGCACCGGTGCGGTGCGCTGCTCGCGCGAGAGCACGTGGTGCAGCACCAGCCGCGTCGGGTATCTGTCCTTGAGGTCGGCGAGTTCTTCGAGGAACATCACGTCGCTGGTCGACTTGTTCGTGTACAGCAGCGTGAACCGGGTCGTCTCCGACGCGGCGAGCAGAGTGCGTGCGAGCGACATCATCGGCGTGATGCCCGAGCCCGCGGCGATGCCGACGACGTGGGTGCCCTCGAGCTCGTCGAGCCCGGACGTGAACGTGCCCTGCGGGCTCATCACCTCCATCTCGACACCAGGCACGAGGTTGTCGAGCGCCCAGGTGGAGAACCGGCCGCCCTGATCGCGCTTCACGGCGACGCTGACGCCCGTGAAGCCGTCGCGCACCGGGGCCAGCGGGCGACACAGCGAGTACGAGCGGCGCAGCTCGTCACCGTCCAGGTGCGCGCGGAGCGCGACGTACTGCCCGGGGAGGTACGCGTAGTCGTCGGCGAGCTCGGCCGGCACCCGGAAGGTCACCTCGATCGCATCGGCGGTGAGCCGGCGGACGTCGGAGACGGTCAGCGAGTGGAACCGGGCGCGGTGCCGATCGCCCTGCGGCGCGGAGGCGGTGCGGTCGTCATGGGCGGAGGCGCCGGGCATCCGGAACAGCGGCATCAGATCACCTTGAAATGGTCGAAGGGCTCGAGGCAGGCGCGGCACTCGAACAGCGCCTTGCATGATGTCGAGCCGAAGCGGGAGACCTCACGGGTGTCGAGCGACCCGCAGCGGGGGCACTTGGTCGCGAGCGTCAGCCGGATGGGCCCATCGCGGTGCGCCGCGCGGCCCGAGGGGGGAGCGATGCCGTACTCGACGAGCTTGCGCCTGCCCTCCTCGCTCATCCAGTCGGTCGTCCAGGCGGGGGAGAGCACGAGACGCACCTCGACGTCGGGGAAGCCCTCGGCTGTGAGCGCGAGCACGATGTCGTCCCTGATCGCGTCCATCGCCGGGCATCCCGAGTATGTGGGGGTGATGTCGACGGTGACGCGCTCGCCGTCGAGCCTGACGTCGCGCAGCACGCCGAGGTCGTCGATGGTCAGGACGGGGATCTCGGGGTCGGTGACGCGGGCGGCGATCTCCCGCGCGTACGCGGCCGTGAGCCGCTGGACCTGCCCTGATCCGGCCATGGCGGTCACCATGTCGCGCCGGGGTGCCGGCGGGCGAGCACCTGCATCTCTGCGAGCAGGTGGCCGAGCGGGGTCGCGTGGGAGCCGTGACGCCCGCCGGCGCGGGAGGGGGCGACGGCGGGCACGTCGAGCCGGGCTTCGGCGAACACCGTGCCGATGACCGCGTCGAAGCCGGGCCGCAGTGCCGAGGGGCGCGCGGCCACGCCCTCGAGGCGGTCGATCAGCGGCTCATCGCGGAACAGCTCGTCGACGTATGGCCACACATCGCCGAGCGCGCGGATCATCTTCTCGCGCGACAGCTCCGTGCCTCCGGCGAGCCGAAGCACCCACTGCACGGCGTGATCGCGGTGGTAGTCGACCTCTTTGAGCGACTTCGACGCGATCGCTGCGAACGTCTCATCGCCCGACGAGCGAAGCGCCGAGTACAGCTCGTACATGTACGTCGCGGCGATCAGCTGGCGTGCGATGGTCTGCGCGAAGTCCCCGTTGGGCTGCTGCACGATCCACGCGCAGCGGAAGTCGGGCTCGTCGCGGAAGTAGGCGAGGTCGTCCTCGGTGCGCTCGTCCCACGTGCCGGCGTAGCGCAGCAGCGACCGCGCGTGCCCGAGCAGGTCGAGGGCGATGTTGCCGAGTGCGACATCCTCCTCGAGCTCGGGAGCGCGCGAGATCCAGGCGCCCAGCTGCTGCGAGAGGATCAGGGCGTCGTCTCCGAGCCACAGCGCGTACTCGGCGACATCGGCCGACGTCGCGCGGCTCTCGCCGCCGGAGAGCTCGGATGCCAGCTTCAGCTCCTCGACGGAGACGTGGACGTCCTCGGCGCCGTCCTGAGCTTGACGAAGGGTCACAGGTGCGGCACCCCCTCGGACGCCGTGTAGTAGACGGCGTGCCTGTAGTTCTTGCCCGCTGAGGTCTCGAAGAAGGCATCCTTCGCATCCGGGTCGCTGGTGGTGATGGCCTCAGCGGGCACGACCCAGATCGAGACGCCCTCGCCGCGACGCGTATAGAGGTCGCGCGCGTTGCGGACGGCCATCTCGGCATCCGGAGCCACGAGCGAGCCGACGTGCACATGGCTGAGACCTCGGTTCGCGCGCACGAACACCTCCCAGAGCGGCCATTCCGTCTCGGCTGCGGAGTCGATCGCGGCCGACATCATGCCACCTCCGCCTTCAGCGCCTGCTTGCGGGCGTACTCGGCTGCGGCCTCGCGCACCCAGGCGCCCTCCTCGTGGGCGGTACCACGGCGCTCGAGCCGCTCGGCGTTGCAGGGGCCGTTGCCCCGCAGCACCTCGAAGAACTCGTCCCAGTCGATCTCGCCCATGTCGTACTGCTGAGTCTCGTCGTTCCACTTCAGATCGGGGTCGGGCAGGGTGATGCCGAGGATCTCTGCCTGCGGAACCAGCATTCCGACGAAGCGCTGACGCAGCTCGTCGTTCGAGAAGCGCTTGATCTTCCACTTCATCGACTGGGCCGAGTTGGGCGACTGGTCATCCGGAGGGCCGAACATCGCCAGGCTCGGCCAGTACCAGCGGTTCACCGCGTCCTGCGCCATCTCGCGCTGCTCGGCGGTGCCCTGCATCAGGGTCAGCAGGATCTCGAAGCCCTGCCGCTGATGGAACGACTCCTCCTTGCAGACGCGCACCATCGCGCGACCGTACGGACCGTAAGAGGCGCGGCACAGCGGCACCTGGTTGCAGATCGCGGCGCCGTCGACCAGCCAGCCGATCGCTCCCATGTCGGCCCAGGTGGGGGTCGGGTAGTTGAAGATGGACGAGTACTTCGCCTTGCCGTCGATGAGCTGGCGCATCATGGTCTCGCGGGTGATTCCGAGCGTCTGCGCGGCGGAGTAGAGGTAGAGCCCGTGGCCGGCCTCGTCCTGCACCTTCGCCATCAGGATCGCTTTGCGCTTGAGGCTCGGTGCACGCGTGATCCAGTTGCCCTCGGGCTGCATGCCGATGATCTCGGAATGCGCATGCTGAGAGATCTGACGGATCAGCGTCTTGCGGTATGCGTCGGGCATCCAGTCGCGCGGCTCGATGCGTTGCTCGTTCGCGACGAGCTCGTCGAAGCGGCGTTCGTCTTCGGAGAGCTCTTCCCGAACCAGGGAGAAGTCTGCGGGGCTGGGCATCATCGACTCCATCGTTTTACTGACCGTTCGTTAGGTAATTCTTGCACGGGAGGTGGCGACGGTTCAAGTGGCCATCGAGGCGGTGTCGGAGGAGTGAGGCAGAGTGGATGCATGACCTCCGACACGATCCACATCCACGATGCCGCGCTCGTCGCCCTGCGCGAGCTCGTGGGGCGACCGGATGCCGAGTTCCACGACGGGCAGTACGAGGCAGTCGAGGCACTGGTCGCCGAGCGTCGCCGGGCACTCGTCGTGCAGCGCACCGGATGGGGCAAGTCCGCGGTGTACTTCGTCGCGACCCTGCTGCTGCGCCGGCAGGGAGCAGGGCCGACCGTGCTCGTCTCGCCGCTGCTCGCGCTGATGCGCGACCAGATCGCGGCCGCCGAGCGCGCGGGCGTGCGGGCCGTCGCCATCAACTCGACCAACGCGCACGAGTGGGCGGACGTCATCGCGAAGCTCGATTGCGATGAGGTCGATGTGCTGCTCGTCTCGCCCGAGCGGCTCAACAACCCGGCCTTCCGCGAGAACCAGCTGCCGGCGCTCGTGCGGCGGATCGGGATGCTCGTGGTCGACGAGGCGCACTGCATCAGCGACTGGGGCCACGACTTCCGCCCCGACTACCGGCGACTGCGCGACCTCATCGCCGAGATGCCCACGGGTGTCCCCGTGCTGGCCACGACCGCGACCGCGAACAGTCGGGTCGTCGCAGATGTCGCCGAGCAGCTCGGCACAGGCGAAGGGGCGGTGCTCACCATCCGCGGGCCCCTGGCCCGGGCATCCCTCCGGCTCGGCGTGTTGCAGCTGCCAGGCTCGGCGCAGCGGCTGGCCTGGCTGCTCAGCCATCTGAACGATCTGCCGGGGTCGGGGATCATCTACGCGCTCACCGTGTCGGCCGCCGTCGACACGGCGCGGCTGCTGCGCGAGCACGGTCACGAGGTGCGCGCGTACACCGGTCAGACCGACGCCGAGGAGCGCGAGGAGTCGGAGGGGATGCTCAAGCGTAACGAGGTGAAAGCGCTCGTCGCGACAAGCGCGCTGGGCATGGGCTTCGACAAACCAGACCTGGGCTTCGTCGTGCACCTGGGCGCCCCGTCGTCACCGGTCGCCTACTACCAGCAGGTGGGTCGTGCCGGTCGCGCCACCGACAGTGCCGACGTGCTGCTGCTGCCAGGGCCCGAGGACCGCGACATCTGGCACTACTTCGCCACCGCGTCGATGCCCGATCGCGATCGGGCCGAGCGCGTGATCGCCGCCCTCGGAGACCAGCCGCTGTCGACGCCCGCGCTCGAGGCGATCGTGGACATCCGTCGCACGCCGCTCGAACTGCTGCTCAAGGTGCTCGACGTCGACGGGGCTGTGCGTCGCGTGCAGGGCGGCTGGGTCGCAACAGGGCAGCCATGGGTCTACGACGCCGAACGCTACGACCGCATCGCGGCCGAGCGCCGCGCCGAGCAGCAGCACATGCTCGACTACCAGCAGACTGATCGCTGCCGCATGGAGTTCCTGCAGCGCTCGCTCGACGATGCGACGGCTGCCCCGTGCGGGCGGTGCGACAACTGCGCCGGAGCCTGGTTCCCGACCGAGATCGGCTCGGATGCGGGAGCTGCGGCATCCGGCGCCCTCGACCGGGTCGGCGTGCCGATCGAGGCGCGCAGGCAGTGGCCGACCGGCGGTGATCGCGTCGGCGTGCCCGTGAAGGGAAGGATCGCGGCTGACGAGCAGGCGGGGGAGGGGCGTGCGCTGGCGCGCCTGACCGATCTGGGCTGGGGAGGGAAGCTGCGGCAGCTCTTCGCCGCAGGTGCACCGGATGCCGAGGTCTCACCGCAGGTGCTGGATGCGTGCGTGCGCGTGCTCGCCGGGTGGGGCTGGGCGAGGCGACCGGTCGCCGTCGTCGGGATGCCCTCGCGGTCGAGGCCGCAGCTGGTCGACTCGCTCGCCCGCGGCATCGCCGGCGTCGGGCGCCTGCCGTACATCGGGGCTCTCGCCTTCGCCAACGGCGGGCCGAGCGGTGAGCCGGGCGGCAACAGCGTGTTCCGCCTCGCCGGGCTCTGGGATCGCTTCACGGCTTCCGATCTCGCGGTACCGGATGGTCCGGTGCTGCTCGTCGATGACCAGGCCGACAGCCGCTGGACGCTGACCGTGGCTGCTCGCGAACTGCGCAGGGCCGGCGCGACCGAGGTGCTGCCGTTCGTGCTGGCGCTGCGGGGCTGAGCGACGCGTCCTATCAGTCACCCCGGAGATGCGCGTACCTGGCGCCGACAGATGTCGGCGTGATGCACGGATGTCGGTCGAATCCGGGCGTATGCGCCGACATCCGTGCACGCGACCGGCATCCGTGCGACCCTCAAGGGTTCTGCTGGCCGAGGAATCGCCCCTGCGGCGCGCTCAGGAGAGCATCCGGTTCGTCGTCACCGACCGACCCCGGAACTCCGCGACCACGTCGCCGCCATCGTCTGTCACCGTCACGTCGTAGAGCCCGGTGCGGCCGCTGACCACTCGCCGCACGGCGGTCGCCCGCAGCGTCTGACCCGAGGTCGTCGACTTCAGGAACGTGATGTCGGCGCCGGCGGCGACAGTGACGCGCTCGTCCTCGTTGCAGGCGATGGCGAAGGCGGTGTCGGCAAGCGAGAAGACCAGCCCGCCGTGCGTGATCGCGAAGCCGTTCAGCATGTCGTCGCGCACCAGCATCGAGACGACGGCGCGACCCGGCTCGTCGACCTCGACGGCCATGCCGAGCATCGCCGAGGCCGTGTCGCGGCGCATCATCTCCCTCACGCGGCTGCCTGCTCCTTCAGAACCAGCGTCAGCACGTCGTAGGTCGCGACGATCTCGTCGTCCTGATTGCGGATCACGGCGTCCCAGCGCACCTCGCCGTACTCGTCGGTCTCGCGCGGGGTGATCTGCTTGGCCGTCAGCTGCACCCGGATGCTGTCACCCGGCGAGACGGGAGTGATGAAGCGCAGGTTCTCGAGCCCGTAGTTCGCGAGGACAGGGCCCGGCTCCGGATCGACGAACAGTCCCGCCGCCCACGAGACCAGCAGGTAGCCGTGAGCCACGCGACCGGGGAAGAAGGGGTTCGCCGCCGCCGACTCCTCGTCCATGTGCGCGTAGAACGTGTCGCCGGTGAAGTGCGCGAACGTCTCGATGTCGTCGAGCGTCACCTCGCGGGTGGCCGAGGCCACCTGGTCGCCGATGCGCAGCTCGGCGAGCGACTTGCGGAACGGATGCCTGCCATCGGCGTTCGCCGATGCCCCTGCATGCCACACGCCGGTCAGAGCGGTGAGCATCTCGGGGGAGCCCTGCACGGCGGTGCGCTGCATGTGGTGCAGCACCGCTCGGATGCCGCCGAGCTCCTCACCACCGCCCGCTCGGCCCGGGCCGCCGTGCACGAGACCCGGAAGGGGAGAGCCGTGCCCGGTGGACGAGCGGGCGTCGTCGCGGTCGAGCAGCAGCATCCGTCCGTTGAACGGGGCGATGCGCGTCGCGAGCTCGACGGCCTGCGCGGGGTCATGAGTGGCGATGCTCGTCACGAGCGAGCCGCCGCCGCGGGCGACCAGCGCCGCAGCCTCTGCGGTCGTCGAGTACGTCAGCAGCGACGACACCGGGCCGAACGCCTCCACATCATGCACGGCCTCGGCGCTCGCGTCGTCGAAACGCAGCAGCAGCGGTGAGACGAAAGCGCCATCGGGGGCCGAGCCGGTAGATCCGTCGGCGAGGCGGACGTCGGGAGCATCGGTCGAGCCGACGACGACCCTGCCGCCGGCATCCTGCAGTCGCTGCACCTGGCGCAGCACCTCGTCGCGCTGCGCCGTCGAGGCCAGCGGACCCATGGTCACGCCCTCGGTGCGCGGGTCGCCGAGCACGGTCTTCTCGGCGATGCGCTGCCGAACGGCGGCGATCACGTCATCGGCTGCGCCTGCGGGCACGATCGCCCGGCGGATCGCCGTGCACTTCTGGCCCGCCTTCGTGGTCATCTCGGCGACGAGCTGTCGCACGTAGGCGTCGAACTCGGGGGTTCCCTGCACAGCATCCGTGCCGAGCACAGACGCGTTGATCGAGTCGGTCTCGGCGGTGAAGCGCACGCCGCCGGTCTGCGCGGCCGGATGCAGGCGCAGCCTTTCGGCGGTCGACGCGCTGCCCGTGAACCCGACGAGGTCGCCGAGGCGCAGATGGTCGAACAGGTCGGGCACGCTGCCGCTGACCAGCTGCAGCGAACCGTCGGGCAGCAGCCCCGACTCGACGAGGATGCGCACCATCGCCTCGGCGAGGTATCCGGTCGGGGTGGCGGGCTTCACGAGCGTCGGCATGCCGGCCAGGAACGCGGGCGCGAACTTCTCGAGCGAGCCCCACACCGGGAAGTTGAAGGCGTTGATCTGCACGGCGACGCCGGGCAGCGTCGTGTACACGTGCCGACCGAGGAAGCTGCCGTCCTTCGACAGCGGCTCGACGGGACCATCGACGTGCACGCGGCTGTTGGGCAGCTCGCGGCGTCCCTTGCCCGAGTACGAGAACAGCACGCCGATTCCGCCGTCGATGTCGACCCACGAGTCGGTCTTCGTGGCTCCGGTGCGCGCCGAGACCGCGTACAGCTCGTCTTTGCGCTCGGTGAGTGCGAGCGCGAACTGCTTGAGCAGCAGGGCGCGCTGGTGGAAGGTCAGTGCGGCGAGACCGGCGTGACCGTTGGTGCGCGCGTACTCGAGTGCGCCGGCGAGGTCGAGGCCATCGGTCGAGACCCGGGCGACGATCTCACCGGTCGACGCGTCGCGGACATCCGTCCCGCCGGCACCGGCAGACGGCGTCCACCACGAGCCCTGGACATAGCTCGGAAGAAAATCGGTCATCTCTCCTCGTTCCACATGTAGAAGCCCTCGCCGCTCTTGCGGCCGAGCTTTCCGGCATCCACCATCCGGCGCAGCAGGGCGGGCGGCTCGAAGCGCGGCCCGAGCTCGCGCGCGAGCTCCTCGGCGATGCCGAGGCGGACGTCGAGACCGACGACGTCGGTCGTGCGCAGCGGACCCATCGGATGCCGGTACCCCAGCTCCATGGCGGCGTCGATGTCGGCGGCATCGCCGACGCCCTCCTCGAGCATCCGGATCGCCTCGAGGCCCAGCAGCACGCCGAGCCGGCTCGACGCGAAGCCGGGGGAGTCGCGGACGACCACGGGCGTCTTGCGCAGGGTGGCGATCCACTCGCGACCGGCGTCGACGACCGCGCGCTCTGTGCGCTCGCCGACGACGAGCTCGACCAGCTTCGACGCGGGCACAGGGTTGAAGAAGTGCAGCCCCAGGAATCGCTCCGGGCGGGTGAGGGCGGCGGCGAGCTCGTCGATCGAGATCGACGAGGTGTTCGTGGCGAGAACCGCGTCGGCGGCGACGATCTGCTCGATGCGCGCCAGCGCCTCCGCCTTCATCGCACGGTCCTCCGGCACCGCCTCGATGACGAGACCGGCCGTCTCGAAGGCCGACGGATCGGCGCTGACGCGGAGCGCGTCGATCACATGCTCCGGCTCGGTCAGGTCACCGCGCTTCACCGAGTTCTCGATGCTCGTCAGCACGCGCTCGCGCGCTGCATCGGCCGCGGACTCGTCGCGCTCGACGAGGCGCACCCGCGCCCCCGCCAGCAGGAAGGCGTGCGCGATGCCGGCGCCCATGCGCCCGCCGCCCAGCACGCCGACGGTTCCGGGTACGCTCATCGACTCTCTCCTTCGGGCTTCTTCGATGGCTCGGGCTGCTTCGGTGCCTCGGTCTGCTTCGATGCGTCGGCGCGCTGCGCTCGGCGCTCGAGGAACGCGGTCATGCGCCGGTGCTTCTCATCGCTCTCGAACAGCTCGGCCTGCAGCTCGAGCTCGATCGCCGGGTGCTGGCCCGCCGGCGCGAGCAGGGCGCGCTTGGTGAGCTCGGTCGCTCGCGCGCCGTTCGTGCAGATGCGGTCGGCGAGGGCATGCGCGGCGCCGATCAGCTCGTCCGGTTCGTGCAGCGACGACAGCAGCCCCCAGGCGAGCGCCTCCTCGGCATCGAGGGTGCGACCGGTCAGCAGCAGCTCGCTCGCGCGCGCGTGACCGACGATCTCGGGCAGTCGCCAGGTCGCGCCGGCTGCGGCGATGATGCCGAGGCCCGTCTCGGGGTTGCCCATGCGCACCCGGGGCGTGCCGATCCGGATGTCGGCGGCGTAGGCGAGCTCTGCGCCGCCGCCCAGCGCGTATCCGTCGACGGCCGCGATCACCGGCATCGGCAGCTCGCGGATCCGGCGGAACACACTCGAGTTGATGCCTCGGCGGGCATCATCGGCGGTGCGATCGCGCAGCTGACGGATGTCGGCGCCCGAGGCGAAGACACCCTCCGCGCCGGTGATGATGAGCACGCGCGGACTGGTCTCGAGCTCGGCGCACACGGCATGCAGCTCGTCGACCATCGCCTGGTCGATCGCGTTGCGCACGGCCGGGCGGTCGAGCGTCACGAGGGTCCGGTCGTCGCGCGCCTCGATCCGAAGAGCCTCAGCCATCGACGCGCTCCACGATCATCGCGGTGCCCTGACCGACGCCGACGCACATCGTCGCGAGGCCGTACCGCACGTTCTCGCGCTCCATGCGACCGAGCAGGGTGACCAGCAGCCGCGAGCCGCTGGATCCGAGCGGATGCCCGAGGGCGATCGCTCCGCCGTCGGCGTTCACGATCTCGGGATCGAGCCCGAGGCGGCGCATGCAGGCGAGGGACTGCGACGCGAACGCCTCGTTGAGCTCGACCGCGCCGATGTCGGTGACGCTCAACCCCGCCTTGCGCAGCGCCTTCTCGGTGGCGGGGACGGGGCCGAGCCCCATGATCTCGGGGGCAAGCGCCGCGCTCGCCGCGACGACGATGCGCGCCCGGGGGCGCAGCCCG
It encodes:
- the paaE gene encoding 1,2-phenylacetyl-CoA epoxidase subunit PaaE; translated protein: MPLFRMPGASAHDDRTASAPQGDRHRARFHSLTVSDVRRLTADAIEVTFRVPAELADDYAYLPGQYVALRAHLDGDELRRSYSLCRPLAPVRDGFTGVSVAVKRDQGGRFSTWALDNLVPGVEMEVMSPQGTFTSGLDELEGTHVVGIAAGSGITPMMSLARTLLAASETTRFTLLYTNKSTSDVMFLEELADLKDRYPTRLVLHHVLSREQRTAPVLSGRIDEQRLRTILDTLILPSTVDEWFLCGPFALVDLCREVLADLGVPREHVRFELFTTGEAPTERGPRRVEVHAGEKAYRIEINLDGVSSTVESPVDAHESVLNAALRVRPDAPFACSGGVCGTCRARVLEGSVTMTENYALEPDEIERGYVLTCQSHPTSDRLVVDYDV
- a CDS encoding RecQ family ATP-dependent DNA helicase is translated as MTSDTIHIHDAALVALRELVGRPDAEFHDGQYEAVEALVAERRRALVVQRTGWGKSAVYFVATLLLRRQGAGPTVLVSPLLALMRDQIAAAERAGVRAVAINSTNAHEWADVIAKLDCDEVDVLLVSPERLNNPAFRENQLPALVRRIGMLVVDEAHCISDWGHDFRPDYRRLRDLIAEMPTGVPVLATTATANSRVVADVAEQLGTGEGAVLTIRGPLARASLRLGVLQLPGSAQRLAWLLSHLNDLPGSGIIYALTVSAAVDTARLLREHGHEVRAYTGQTDAEEREESEGMLKRNEVKALVATSALGMGFDKPDLGFVVHLGAPSSPVAYYQQVGRAGRATDSADVLLLPGPEDRDIWHYFATASMPDRDRAERVIAALGDQPLSTPALEAIVDIRRTPLELLLKVLDVDGAVRRVQGGWVATGQPWVYDAERYDRIAAERRAEQQHMLDYQQTDRCRMEFLQRSLDDATAAPCGRCDNCAGAWFPTEIGSDAGAAASGALDRVGVPIEARRQWPTGGDRVGVPVKGRIAADEQAGEGRALARLTDLGWGGKLRQLFAAGAPDAEVSPQVLDACVRVLAGWGWARRPVAVVGMPSRSRPQLVDSLARGIAGVGRLPYIGALAFANGGPSGEPGGNSVFRLAGLWDRFTASDLAVPDGPVLLVDDQADSRWTLTVAARELRRAGATEVLPFVLALRG
- the paaC gene encoding 1,2-phenylacetyl-CoA epoxidase subunit PaaC, with the translated sequence MTLRQAQDGAEDVHVSVEELKLASELSGGESRATSADVAEYALWLGDDALILSQQLGAWISRAPELEEDVALGNIALDLLGHARSLLRYAGTWDERTEDDLAYFRDEPDFRCAWIVQQPNGDFAQTIARQLIAATYMYELYSALRSSGDETFAAIASKSLKEVDYHRDHAVQWVLRLAGGTELSREKMIRALGDVWPYVDELFRDEPLIDRLEGVAARPSALRPGFDAVIGTVFAEARLDVPAVAPSRAGGRHGSHATPLGHLLAEMQVLARRHPGATW
- the paaD gene encoding 1,2-phenylacetyl-CoA epoxidase subunit PaaD, coding for MAGSGQVQRLTAAYAREIAARVTDPEIPVLTIDDLGVLRDVRLDGERVTVDITPTYSGCPAMDAIRDDIVLALTAEGFPDVEVRLVLSPAWTTDWMSEEGRRKLVEYGIAPPSGRAAHRDGPIRLTLATKCPRCGSLDTREVSRFGSTSCKALFECRACLEPFDHFKVI
- a CDS encoding enoyl-CoA hydratase/isomerase family protein; protein product: MIDIQIADDVARITLNAPERLNALDEQALHGLHSAYDEAERAGVRALLLRGEGRAFCAGRDISGVDPRDDDVIGYLGGIVTPLLRRMAEFPAPTFAVAHGACLGVGLGLLIATDVVYVAESAKIGSPFAALGATLDSGGHALFAERLGAHKTLDLIYTGRLMSGAEAVASGLFSRVFGDDEVLAATEDAARAAAGGATAAFLASKRLIARIRDERLALWESIDIENAAQAALCDTDDYREGFAAFQQKRRPQFRGR
- the paaI gene encoding hydroxyphenylacetyl-CoA thioesterase PaaI: MMRRDTASAMLGMAVEVDEPGRAVVSMLVRDDMLNGFAITHGGLVFSLADTAFAIACNEDERVTVAAGADITFLKSTTSGQTLRATAVRRVVSGRTGLYDVTVTDDGGDVVAEFRGRSVTTNRMLS
- the paaA gene encoding 1,2-phenylacetyl-CoA epoxidase subunit PaaA translates to MMPSPADFSLVREELSEDERRFDELVANEQRIEPRDWMPDAYRKTLIRQISQHAHSEIIGMQPEGNWITRAPSLKRKAILMAKVQDEAGHGLYLYSAAQTLGITRETMMRQLIDGKAKYSSIFNYPTPTWADMGAIGWLVDGAAICNQVPLCRASYGPYGRAMVRVCKEESFHQRQGFEILLTLMQGTAEQREMAQDAVNRWYWPSLAMFGPPDDQSPNSAQSMKWKIKRFSNDELRQRFVGMLVPQAEILGITLPDPDLKWNDETQQYDMGEIDWDEFFEVLRGNGPCNAERLERRGTAHEEGAWVREAAAEYARKQALKAEVA
- the paaB gene encoding 1,2-phenylacetyl-CoA epoxidase subunit PaaB — protein: MMSAAIDSAAETEWPLWEVFVRANRGLSHVHVGSLVAPDAEMAVRNARDLYTRRGEGVSIWVVPAEAITTSDPDAKDAFFETSAGKNYRHAVYYTASEGVPHL